The Abyssicoccus albus genome includes a region encoding these proteins:
- the rsbW gene encoding anti-sigma B factor RsbW — protein MNNQSYEQVEMRIPAKAEYVGLVRLSMSGILNRQGFSYDDIEDVKIALSEALTNAVKHAYSNQEDGQISVGFVMFEDKIEIIVSDSGKSFDYEQKKRELGPYSEEENINFLREGGLGLFLIETLMDDVKVHKDQGVTISMSKYLMAKEVQQHDQDQGNGQLQKR, from the coding sequence ATGAATAATCAATCTTACGAACAAGTTGAGATGAGAATTCCAGCCAAAGCTGAGTACGTTGGACTTGTTAGGTTGTCAATGTCAGGAATATTAAATAGGCAAGGATTTAGCTATGATGATATCGAAGATGTTAAAATAGCATTAAGTGAAGCATTAACAAATGCTGTCAAACATGCTTACTCTAATCAAGAGGATGGACAAATTTCAGTCGGATTTGTAATGTTTGAAGATAAGATTGAAATTATTGTTTCTGATTCAGGAAAAAGTTTCGATTATGAACAGAAGAAAAGAGAGCTTGGTCCATATTCGGAAGAAGAAAATATTAACTTCTTACGTGAAGGAGGGCTTGGTTTATTCTTAATTGAGACATTGATGGATGATGTCAAAGTTCATAAAGATCAAGGTGTGACGATTAGCATGTCAAAATATCTTATGGCTAAAGAGGTGCAACAACATGACCAAGACCAAGGGAACGGACAATTACAAAAACGTTAG
- a CDS encoding anti-sigma factor antagonist, which yields MNLNIEQSEYDKYYDVKLNGELDVYTAPELRSVLEPLREKGDKDIHIDLEELSYMDSTGLGIFVGTIKELNKNEKNLYVLNASERIFKLFEITGLNGLMYVNEKAEVDIDE from the coding sequence ATGAACTTAAATATAGAACAAAGTGAATATGATAAATATTATGATGTAAAGTTAAACGGTGAATTAGATGTGTATACAGCACCTGAACTGCGTTCAGTGTTGGAACCGTTACGCGAAAAGGGAGATAAAGATATTCATATCGACTTAGAAGAGCTATCATATATGGATAGTACGGGTCTTGGAATATTTGTTGGAACGATTAAAGAATTAAATAAAAATGAAAAGAATCTTTATGTTCTGAATGCTTCTGAACGTATATTTAAATTATTCGAAATTACAGGATTAAATGGATTAATGTATGTTAATGAGAAAGCAGAGGTGGACATTGATGAATAA
- a CDS encoding SpoIIE family protein phosphatase: MEKLDNIITHYEQILKQYKKKSKEEHLVEQAQKLSQQLIEFEISPEEVVSLHRNITTTNNFNKDEILQSLDILMEIISAYGFSYREYLDLLKRAEQLDHDVDVAASLQETMLQTTFPAVEGLDMGVVSKAAKKVNGDYYNVLTHYDHKVSFAIADVIGKGIPAALAMSMIKFGMDSYGQSKMPDDALKKLNRVVERNINQNMFVTMFYGLYDYQNHHFYYSSAGHEPAFYYSAKHQTFSRISTKGIVMGVTLDAQFEQKELHFEPGDILIVVTDGVTELRKNDGEFISDDELELLFREHIESTPQVMVNNLFESLNKLQYQNKKDDLTLFVLKRTD; encoded by the coding sequence GTGGAAAAACTTGATAATATTATTACTCATTATGAACAAATACTAAAACAGTATAAAAAAAAATCAAAAGAGGAGCATTTGGTTGAACAGGCTCAAAAACTTAGTCAGCAACTCATAGAATTTGAAATATCTCCTGAGGAAGTTGTATCCCTTCATCGTAACATTACGACGACAAATAATTTTAATAAAGATGAAATATTACAGTCACTAGATATACTTATGGAAATTATCTCAGCTTATGGATTTTCTTATCGTGAGTATTTAGATTTATTAAAGAGGGCAGAACAACTTGACCATGATGTGGATGTTGCGGCTAGTTTACAAGAAACAATGCTTCAAACAACTTTCCCAGCAGTTGAAGGCCTAGATATGGGCGTGGTGAGTAAAGCGGCCAAAAAAGTTAACGGGGATTACTATAATGTTTTGACACACTATGATCACAAAGTTAGTTTTGCTATTGCGGATGTTATAGGTAAAGGAATACCTGCGGCACTCGCTATGAGTATGATTAAATTTGGAATGGATTCTTATGGACAGTCAAAAATGCCAGATGATGCATTAAAAAAATTAAATCGAGTTGTTGAGCGGAATATTAATCAAAATATGTTTGTAACCATGTTCTATGGTCTGTACGACTATCAAAATCATCACTTTTATTATTCGTCTGCCGGGCATGAACCTGCTTTTTACTACAGTGCTAAACATCAGACATTTAGTCGTATTAGTACGAAAGGCATTGTCATGGGGGTAACACTAGATGCTCAGTTCGAACAAAAAGAACTTCATTTTGAGCCCGGTGATATTTTAATTGTTGTGACAGACGGAGTTACAGAACTTCGAAAAAATGATGGTGAATTCATAAGTGATGATGAACTAGAACTACTATTTAGAGAACATATTGAATCTACACCGCAAGTTATGGTGAATAATTTATTCGAGTCATTAAATAAACTTCAATATCAAAACAAAAAAGATGATCTAACGTTATTCGTTCTAAAAAGAACTGATTAG
- a CDS encoding type II toxin-antitoxin system PemK/MazF family toxin: MKRGDVYLADLSPVKGSEQGGKRPVVIIQNNTGNKYSPTVIVAAITGKINKAKIPTHVEIDADTYHLDMDSVILLEQIRTIDKKRLLERLTNLSEEKMKEVDNALAISVDLHPLT; this comes from the coding sequence ATGAAGCGTGGAGATGTATATTTAGCTGATTTATCACCTGTCAAAGGGTCTGAACAAGGTGGTAAACGGCCGGTTGTTATTATTCAAAATAACACAGGGAATAAATATAGCCCAACAGTTATTGTTGCGGCAATTACAGGTAAAATTAATAAAGCGAAGATTCCTACGCATGTAGAAATCGACGCTGATACATACCATTTAGACATGGATTCTGTTATACTATTAGAACAAATTAGGACAATTGATAAGAAACGTTTACTTGAACGTTTGACGAATTTATCCGAGGAAAAGATGAAAGAAGTAGATAATGCATTGGCAATTAGTGTAGACCTTCATCCATTGACATAA
- the alr gene encoding alanine racemase has protein sequence MSNKHYRKTYQEVNLNNIQHNYNVLKQKHSNKTVIAVVKADAYSLGSVEVAKALGEVGVDFFCVATLDEAIELRMNGIKSKILILGIIEPKHINKAIQHRVAVTVPSVEWLKKARAKVKDKYDKDVWMHINVDTGMNRLGVKDIEDIHEIIKIIHDSDYFVYEGIYTHFNSSDVDHNETMRQYEAFIEIVDAVERPQYVHCQNSSASLLYDMDDMTAIRTGLSLYGYYPDFTDEQLVEIKSLYPLKPSMKLYTHVNHVKTIHQNETVSYNQTYQAQQDTIIATLPIGYADGFTRMMQGSYVDSNDGPCEIVGRVTMDHIMIKGNENMDVGDVITLIGENQSLEDVAKVNGTISYEMLTRMSRRLTKRYIKDDQVYEFNQILK, from the coding sequence ATGAGTAATAAGCATTACCGTAAGACATATCAAGAAGTGAACTTAAACAATATACAACATAATTACAATGTGTTGAAGCAGAAACACTCGAATAAAACAGTGATTGCAGTGGTGAAAGCAGATGCTTATAGTCTAGGAAGTGTCGAAGTTGCAAAAGCATTAGGTGAAGTTGGTGTTGATTTTTTCTGTGTTGCGACGTTAGATGAAGCCATTGAATTAAGAATGAATGGTATTAAATCTAAAATTTTAATTCTTGGCATTATAGAGCCAAAACATATTAATAAAGCGATACAACACCGCGTTGCCGTCACAGTACCGAGTGTAGAATGGCTCAAGAAAGCACGTGCGAAAGTGAAAGATAAATATGATAAAGATGTATGGATGCACATCAATGTCGATACGGGGATGAATCGTCTTGGTGTGAAGGATATTGAAGATATACATGAAATAATTAAAATCATCCATGATAGTGATTACTTTGTATATGAAGGGATATATACTCATTTCAATAGTTCTGATGTAGACCATAATGAGACAATGAGACAATATGAAGCATTCATTGAAATTGTCGATGCGGTTGAGAGACCACAATATGTCCATTGCCAGAACTCAAGTGCAAGCTTGTTATATGATATGGATGATATGACAGCAATTCGAACGGGATTATCATTGTATGGTTATTATCCAGATTTTACTGACGAACAATTAGTCGAAATCAAATCTCTCTATCCATTAAAACCATCCATGAAGTTATATACACACGTCAATCACGTTAAAACGATTCATCAGAATGAAACTGTAAGCTACAATCAAACGTATCAAGCACAACAAGATACAATCATTGCAACGTTACCCATTGGATATGCGGATGGGTTCACACGCATGATGCAAGGCAGCTATGTAGATTCTAATGACGGCCCGTGCGAAATTGTCGGACGAGTAACAATGGATCATATTATGATTAAAGGGAACGAAAATATGGATGTAGGAGATGTAATTACACTCATCGGTGAAAACCAATCACTCGAAGATGTTGCAAAGGTTAATGGAACGATTAGTTACGAAATGCTAACTCGTATGAGTCGTCGATTGACCAAAAGATATATTAAAGATGATCAGGTATATGAATTCAATCAAATCTTAAAATAA
- the acpS gene encoding holo-ACP synthase, with protein sequence MIVGVGTDITTVSRFERIIEKNARFAAKILTPSELSVYNDKKGMNQLQYLAGRFAVKEAVAKAFGTGIGELNFQHIECLNNELGAPIVNVINNRIDSRYHNLMIHASISHNEDQVVAFVVIEEECVE encoded by the coding sequence GTGATTGTTGGGGTTGGAACTGATATCACGACGGTCAGTCGATTTGAACGAATTATTGAGAAGAACGCGAGATTTGCTGCCAAAATTTTAACACCTTCTGAACTATCAGTGTATAATGATAAAAAAGGAATGAATCAATTGCAATATTTAGCCGGTCGCTTTGCAGTTAAAGAAGCGGTGGCTAAAGCATTTGGTACAGGCATTGGCGAGTTAAATTTTCAACATATAGAATGCTTGAACAATGAGCTAGGCGCACCGATTGTCAATGTGATAAATAATCGTATTGACAGTCGTTATCATAATTTAATGATACATGCATCGATTTCACATAACGAAGATCAAGTTGTCGCCTTTGTAGTGATTGAAGAGGAGTGTGTTGAATGA
- a CDS encoding PH domain-containing protein — protein MKKLDPSALSIYRLRTSIGYGILWLIIIIVMVVLMFWMDIDIHRYVYYGLCGLLVITLYHILIQTYLSYKYYSYQINHDEITIERGFLFKRVEHIPMNRIYNVDYNVGIIMKRYRVKALSISTAAGLHAIPIVRSEEATEIRKFIKSKMVK, from the coding sequence GTGAAGAAATTAGATCCTAGTGCACTGTCAATCTATCGGTTACGAACATCAATTGGATATGGAATTCTGTGGCTTATCATTATAATAGTGATGGTTGTATTAATGTTTTGGATGGATATCGATATACACCGTTATGTATACTATGGACTATGTGGGTTATTAGTTATTACACTGTATCACATTTTGATTCAAACGTACTTATCGTATAAATATTATTCATACCAAATTAACCATGATGAAATCACGATTGAGAGAGGTTTCTTATTTAAAAGAGTTGAACATATTCCAATGAATAGAATATATAATGTTGACTATAACGTTGGAATCATTATGAAACGCTATCGTGTCAAAGCACTTTCTATCTCAACGGCAGCTGGTTTGCATGCGATTCCTATCGTTCGTTCAGAGGAAGCAACAGAGATTCGGAAATTTATCAAGTCAAAGATGGTGAAGTAA